In the genome of Choristoneura fumiferana chromosome 21, NRCan_CFum_1, whole genome shotgun sequence, the window AATAGGCGACTAAGGGACTTGATATAAGGCTGGGCAGAAGTGCTCTCTACTGTCATCTAGAAACTCCGGACTCTAGCCTAGCTCTGGTGTGGAAGGCAGGGGGAAACTACCATACTATTTGTCCAATAAATTCCaccagtttccgaccgagttggcctgagaatgaacatggacaagacgcaAGTCATGCCTAATGTCCATGTTGGCacaccaactcccgtaatagtcggaggctctgcgctcgaagttgttgacaactatgtatacctaggacaaacggtccagttaggtaggtccaacttcgagaaagagatcactcgtcgaatccgactcggctgggcagcgttcgggaagcttcgcagtgtcttttcatccaatttaccgcagtgtttgaagtcaaaagtctttgaccagtgtgtgttgccagtgatgacatacggatctttGACGTGGGCGCTAatgatgggcctcatgaggaagctcaaagtcactcaaagggctatggagagggctatgctcagggtttctctacgggatagaatcagaaataatgatatccgcagtagaactaaggttaccgacatagcccgaagaattgtgaaactgaagtggcagtgggcggggcacattgctcgcaggactgacgGCCGATGGGGTTAAAATGTTcttgaatggcgtccgcggaccgggagacgagctatcggtaggcctccaacaagatggagcgacgacctggttaagatcgcgggatcgcggtggatgcgaaaagctcaagaccggtctgagtggatagccttgggggaggcctatgtccagcaatggacgtctttcggctgacatgatgatgatgatgatgaaatcaaaaaataaatcctAAATTATACCAATAATACCGTACCTACACAATATATTGTGCGACGCGATTGTGCCCGAATGCTAATAAAATTTCGCTGTCGCGACTAAATCTACAGTCATAATAATGTTGACGAAGCAGTAGGTAACGTTCGAGCTCTTTCATCTTATTTCGTCACATATTGTATGGAATATTTAATATTACGAACTCCTGTCGTATTACTCGTTTTGTGCGTAGAACAACGCAAATACTGAATACGTGCTCCTTACAACCTGAAAGAACAATTTCAGTCGTTAATATTTCCaactaataggtaggtacataaataaataacaaactgaAGAAAACACGGTAAAAAGATACCTACATGTTGAAAATCTATGAAAGATCAAGAGAAAAAATCTGATATTGCTTATtagtttaaaacaaattattatatataaaataaaaaatgccaaaCCAATgtatttacatcatcatcattcatcatttatttatttcaaggaGAGCAAACAGAAGCAAATGTAAACatattaattatgtacttataaaatagataaaatctTACATTCTTTTACTCCCTAACAAGCTCCCACTTTAGTGGGTTAAGTGATTTATGTACGAGTAGACTTACACTTAACACTGTGTTACAATAAAGTTTCATAAATTtcgttatcattatcatcatcatcatatttacAAGCTCCACTCCCCTCTCTAATATCTTGTAAACTTTTCGACCAGTACAATCTATTAATGATATAGTCCCTAGTTTATATGTTTGTGAAATATGCAACTTTGTCATTCGCATTTGGCGAACTTCAAAAGGAAAACCAAGTCAATGTACTAAGTCGTACAATTGAAACATACAAACTAGTTTTTCCTAATCCATGAAAATCAGACattttatatcataatattaacTCAGCAAAGCTTTTACAGCTTCatagaaaaaatgaaaaaatactaataGAAAGGACATTGCGTACCGTTAAGAAAGTTCCATAGGTAAGTTGAAGCATTTTGAACGCTTTCATGACGAGAGGGCGTTGAGCGCTCGCGCACGCCATAAGCACCAGTCGGCGCAGGTTGCGGCGCATTGGGCAGGCGTGCCAGCCGCAGTAGAAGATCGAGTCGGAAAGGAGAGATGCCttttaagaaatatattaaaaataaacatcatcatcatcatcccagcctataaacgagCGAGACGTACGGTCCatgactttaattcatgagccaccattgGAAACTTTTcgaaggaaaagtcattacgattttccttgttaattaatgcgatgtcactatgacatttactgtgaaatggttccatggtggctcatgaattaaatcCTTAACCGTACGcacagaatgagaaggcttgggccgtaagtaccacgcgggcccagtgcggattgggaactaaaaaataatcacTTTAATTTTCAACTGACCTCAAAAAAAACTTGGCCTGgctttatgtgttttttttttaattatataacaGTGTGTTATGGCTACCTATTTATATTgattattaaatcaattaaagcACATATTACCGTATTAAAACAACTCACCTGGTATGTGATTTCTCCAGCGTTACACAGGAAAAGTGCCAAGAGAAAGAATAAAGCAGctacaaagaaaattattttcattccCGCGACGAACGTCAAGTCGCTTGAGAGCTGAAAGATAAGGTATTAACAAGagatattttcattttcctTGTAGAGGTCACACACGAATTAaacttgtttttaacccccgacgcaaaaagaggggtgttataagtttgaccgctatgtgtgtctgtgtgtctgtatgtctgtgtgtctgtctgtggcaccaaaGCTCTTAAACgtgtagaccgatttgaatgcgttttttttatttcaaagcaggtttttCAGCGATGGATCtgagacatgttttatcaaaatcggttcagccgtttcaagattatcagctcttttgttcgctgcggtaggaatctttgACGCATAatggtatttactttactttcaaacatatgtgggacctaaaatttgaaacagccatgtatgctatataactatgcaagattatggaattctgggcctgatgctgcagccaggatatccagaacactagtaggtacactcttgataaaaccatagcagatatatcgtgtttggattcgtttcgatcagtatttaattctacatacaatgcaatggtggtaacaggatgagctgatgctgcagccaggatatccagcacactagtacactctatataaaataatagcacatatgtcgtgtttggattcgttttgatcagtatttgattctacatacaatgcagtggtggcaactcgacgagctgatgctgcagccaggatatccagcacaccagtatactcttgaaaaaataatagcagatatgtcgtgtttgattcattttgatcagtatttgattctacatacaatgcaatggtggcaacacgatgagctgatgctgcagccaggatatccaacacactagtacacttttaaaaaaataatataccaaagtttaaaaaacatgaaataaaaaaacttaaattaaaaatttaaaaaacccctgACACGAAataacgccagcaaaaataaaaataaaaacacccgaaaaaaaacgccgccgaaaaagacaactaaaaagtaaaaaataattatgcactacctagctgttgccctaGATGAAGTcgcatctgcgaagaattcgtttatccctatcccgcgggactatgctgatttcccgcaaaattagcctaagttaatttagtataagtacctagtaatattttttttatctaagcgtcgtcagtgtcgggggaccgctaaagttaatactttaaaaatagaacatatgtactttagtttcctgttaaccttaaaccgcgggatagggataaacgaactcttcgcagatgaagtcgcaggcaacagctaggtagtacttaattattttttatttttagttgtatttttttacctcACTGGCTGACTGAGTTAACTGCTTTATTTTGGACAGTACTTTGAAATGCCTCATGTGACAGCATCGCAAAGCGGTTCGCtcattcagtatttttttatttctttcggcttatatatgtcggcagccaatcgtaaaatccgccagatcacgaaattcctaggcatatcgtgaaattgCGCCAATTCATTAATTGgttaagggacatccgccatatcgttcaaaactcaccgtttaacgtgTGACTAGGcatatatcatgaaacgccaccaTTTCATGGTTTGGCCAGTTTagacagatcatgaaattcctgggcatatcatgaaacgccgccttATCGGTCCTGGCACTTCGCAGGCCGTTGCCGCGGCAcgttcgcttcgctcgctcggctcgtgcgttgtggttaCAATTCATACTACTTAAATTTCTTtcgtcgctcgtcgctcgtcgtacctaaatttttctttttttatgcatatcacgatgtgcccggtatagagctaggaatatcgacgaatgcgttgctctaatctaTCTGACGTAGGTATTGTTTCGTGATATGATGATatgaaatggcaccatttcacgatatctaggcatatcgtgaaatggcgccatttcctatctgcctaggaatttcgtgatctggcggattttacgatcggccgccgacatataagCACGCCTAAATTTAACTCTTAATGACGAAGGTTTTCAAATCTATTCATAACTTTCCAGACATAGCATGTATACCTAATGCCatctacgaagacgcgtgattttatcaaaatagacATTAATGGCCTTGTTAtaaaaaccacggcacgcgtcatcgtgaatgactctacccaTAGACGTTTACGCATCAACTGTCAATGATTCTTCTCTATTCTCTCAGGGCTACGAGTGTTATCGCAGCAAAGAAATACGAAAACGAGTACAGCAGGTTACAgcaaattgattttaaattggCAACTTACGGCTATTTGTAGCAGCAGGGACACGGCCGAACCGGAACTCTGGCATACTTGTAACGCCATTACTGTCCCAAATGAGCGGTCAATGTCTTTTGACAAccttacaaaataagtaactttAGGTGAAatagagataaaataaaatgaatcttAATTACTCGTCGAGTTTGTGCTCAGACTACAATATATCTTAATTGCTTCTCCGCTACTAACAGTTAAGCTTTAGTAGTGGAGAAGCACGGTAAAACTATTGCCCTTTTCAACATAATTCCAGGTAGCCAAGTGTTTATATAGACTACTTGGCGAAATTCGGATCTGAGTAGGTAAGTAAGCAACCACCAAGTAACCACTTAACTACccagtattttattttaggtgaaatagagataaaataaaatgaagcgTAATTGCTCGTTGAGTTTGTGCTCAAACTGCAATACTTCTTACTTACTTCTCCGCTACTAACAGGTTCTTTAGACTACTCGGACAAGTTCGGATttcagtaggtaagtaagtaacCACTTGACTACccagtatttttttctgtacctatcccaatataatataacattatacAAACCTGAGAAGATCCCTGTGCATCACGATCCCTTCAATTAATCCAGTTTGCAATTTATTTGCAGCAAATTCCTCGTTTCCACCGTAGTTATTTTTGTCAAAATCTACTCTCAAATTTTCCAAATAGATTCTCAGAGTGATAAACTTATATTTATACATGATCAAGGTTACCATAACAAAAGAGTCAATTGCTATCATAGTCACCATAAGAACGCACAAGACCCATGTCGTAAAGAATCTGAATAAGACAGCTGTAAGTGAATCGTCTTCGTAAAATGGCCAGTATGTCACAACTGTAATGAAATGAGATCCTGCAACAGAAAAGTGAGACGTATTTGTTTGTCCACCATCGCTTtcgttcatttttatttaacacatagGTACTTAGCTACCCTGTTATTTGAAACAAGTCTTACTTTGAACCAGTTTCACTTTACTTGTAGGTCCCTAGCGTAACAGTAAAGTAAAATCTCCTGTAGGTAAACTTATGAGGAAAATGACGAACTATGACATATCTCAGcctattaagaaaaaaaacaaacaactcAAAATATGAAGAATTGAAGATTCTAAAAATCATTCTTGTAGTTTTGTAGCTTCTTTACACGTGTAAGAAGCAAATGAACAGATTGATCTACTCGTACTTTTAATGGAGAGTTCCATTCAAAATACgaataaattacaattaaaatgttaTGCCTCCACACATGCTTCATGCTGAACTCATAACATCTAAAAATACATTCTGCTTCCTAGATATATATTTTGAACAGATTTCCACGATTATAGCAACCCTTAGAAAGCAGATGTAACAGAccacaataaaacaaattacttaagtataagtaggtacataccagTTTGCATTTTCCTTATTCCCTCGAAAACAAAACACGCGCAGGATCCGTAAACTGCGGTCACGTAAGCGTAAACGTTCATTTTCATGATCTTGTAGTTCTCAGCCACTGTCTTTTCCACCTCATACGCTTCACATATTCCCACCATTTTGTAGTTTAATTCCTTCACTAGCTTTCTGTTACTCATGACGGAGAATATCTTTATCATGACTATAGTGTGGCTAACCGCAAACGTCACAGAGTCGCTCTT includes:
- the LOC141439808 gene encoding uncharacterized protein, producing MKNRYILKNLCRKIYLAGAGDFWYEEGVIGNDKSFLYVMICYALFFIYVSMTILEIIAAVFADLPKDEKSDSVTFAVSHTIVMIKIFSVMSNRKLVKELNYKMVGICEAYEVEKTVAENYKIMKMNVYAYVTAVYGSCACFVFEGIRKMQTGSHFITVVTYWPFYEDDSLTAVLFRFFTTWVLCVLMVTMIAIDSFVMVTLIMYKYKFITLRIYLENLRVDFDKNNYGGNEEFAANKLQTGLIEGIVMHRDLLRLSKDIDRSFGTVMALQVCQSSGSAVSLLLQIALSSDLTFVAGMKIIFFVAALFFLLALFLCNAGEITYQASLLSDSIFYCGWHACPMRRNLRRLVLMACASAQRPLVMKAFKMLQLTYGTFLTVVRSTYSVFALFYAQNE